From one Octopus bimaculoides isolate UCB-OBI-ISO-001 chromosome 1, ASM119413v2, whole genome shotgun sequence genomic stretch:
- the LOC106884411 gene encoding WD repeat-containing protein 38: protein MIIGPKDYCKFKVKTFYGHTDEVNCVAFSPDFKLIVTGSDDKIVRIFNTTTCELLYEVEGHQGAIRCVAVSPDNKFIASGSYDKAIQLWRISDANFYNKLLGHTKSVEVVIFSPDSNLLCSGSWDRLAIVWNLELCQAIILLTGHNGLVQSAAFSATTKWIATGSWDFCIRIWNLDEESSKENASNMNQLSKSDLKKKKNLKADVFPLKPKPNHLLQKHKGNVHTVAFSGNDVLASGSWDKTVCLWDPLKGQLLHCLQGHDGWVQVVAFSHDNLYVASACEDDTIRIWVVENGKCCKVLAAKTETVQLCVFTPHGTLLTSGTNSATGSFHTH, encoded by the exons ATGATTATTGGACCCAAAGACTATTGTAAATTTAAAGTAAAGACTTTTTATGGACACACTGATGAG GTGAATTGCGTTGCTTTCTCCCCAGACTTTAAACTCATAGTAACTGGATCTGATGATAAAATTGTCAGAATATTCAACACAACAACCTGTGAATTACTCTACGAGGTAGAAGGACACCAAG gTGCAATTCGATGTGTGGCGGTGTCACCAGACAATAAATTTATAGCCAGTGGATCGTATGATAAAGCCATTCAATTATGGAGAATAAGTGATGCAAATTTTTATAACAAACTTTTAG GCCATACCAAAAGTGTTGAAGTGGTGATATTTTCTCCAGATTCAAATCTGCTATGTTCTGGTTCATGGGACAGATTAGCAATTGTTTGGAATTTAGAG TTATGCCAAGCAATAATTCTGTTAACTGGACACAATGGACTGGTACAATCAGCTGCATTTTCAGCCACAACAAAATGGATA GCAACTGGATCTTGGGATTTTTGCATTCGAATTTGGAATTTGGATGAAGAATCTTCTAAAGAGAATGCATCTAATATGAACCAATTGTCAAAATCTgatttgaagaaaaagaagaatctgAAAGCTGATGTATTCCCATTAAAACCCAAACCAAATCATCTTCTTCAGAAGCACAAAGGAAATGTTCATACTGTGGCATTCTCTGGAAATGATGTACTG GCAAGTGGTTCCTGGGACAAAACAGTATGCTTGTGGGATCCTCTGAAGGGTCAGCTACTACACTGTCTTCAAGGACATGATGGCTGGGTACAAGTTGTAGCATTTTCTCATGATAATCTCTATGTGGCAAGTGCATGTGAAGATGACACCATACGAATTTGGGTTGTTGAAAATGGGAAATGCTGCAAGGTTCTTGCG GCTAAAACAGAAACAGTACAGCTGTGTGTTTTCACTCCACATGGTACTCTTTTAACATCAGGAACTAACAGTGCAACAGGTTCCTTCCACACAcattaa
- the LOC106884415 gene encoding 40S ribosomal protein S18 isoform X2, which translates to MSLVIPEKFQHILRIMNTNIDGRRKSMFAITAIKGIGRRFANVVCKKANIDLNKRAGEMTEEEVDRVLTVMSNPRQYKIPDWFLNRQKDIKDGKYSQIMANALDNKLREDLERLKKIRAHRGLRHFWGLRVRGQHTKTTGRRGRTVGVAKKK; encoded by the exons ATG tCGCTCGTAATCCCAGAGAAGTTTCAGCATATTCTGCGTATTATGAATACGAACATCGACGGTCGTAGGAAGTCGATGTTTGCTATTACTGCCATTAAG ggAATTGGACGACGATTTGCCAATGTAGTTTGTAAAAAGGCcaatattgatttaaataaaCGTGCTGGTGAAATGACAGAAGAGGAG gttgatAGAGTTTTAACAGTCATGTCAAACCCTCGTCAGTACAAAATTCCAGACTGGTTCCTTAACAGACAGAAGGACATCAAAGATGGAAAATACAGCCAAATTATGGCAAATGCTCTTGACAACAAGTTGCGTGAAGATTTGGAGAGGTTAAAAAAGATCAGAGCACATCGTGGTCTACGTCATTTCTGGGG tttGCGTGTCCGAGGTCAGCACACTAAAACAACTGGTCGTCGTGGTAGGACTGTTGGTGTGGCCAAGAAGAAGTAA